In Trichoderma breve strain T069 chromosome 4, whole genome shotgun sequence, the following proteins share a genomic window:
- a CDS encoding ricin-type beta-trefoil lectin domain-like domain-containing protein, with protein sequence MSFGEGTYYVCTNLGNHKAIDLEASEPTGRIIEYQSHGGKNQQWRMTKITHEEFSIQSVATNTYITAPNGDDMTARGSKLAPECNSVARWKIVKASSKGDSYFIRNVAYPNKVLDVSGSNQADLTPILVYTYHGGNNQQFTFKEV encoded by the exons ATGTCTTTCGGCGAGGGAACCTACTACGTCTGCACCAATCTCGGCAACCACAAGGCCATCGACCTCGAGGCATCCGAGCCCACCGGCCGCATCATCGAATA CCAATCCCACGGCGGCAAAAACCAGCAGTGGCGCATGACCAAAATCACCCACGAGGAATTCAGCATCCAAAGCGTCGCCACCAACACTTACATTACGGCTCCAA ATGGAGACGACATGACCGCCAGAGGCTCCAAGCTGGCCCCTGAGTGCAACAGCGTTGCCCGCTGGAAGATTGTAAAGGCCAGCTCTAAGGGCGACTCCTATTT TATCCGCAACGTGGCGTATCCTAACAAGGTCCTCGACGTGTCTGGCAGCAACCAGGCGGACTTGACTCCCATCCTCGTCTACACGTACCATGGAGGCAACAACCAGCAGTTTACCTTCAAGGAGGTGTAA